GGTCGAGCGCCTCTACACCCCTCTCGATCTCGCCGAATGGGAGTACCGGTCGCAGCTCGGGTTTCCCGGGGAGTATCCGTTCACCCGGGGTGTCCAGCCCACCATGTATCGCGGCCGCCTCTGGACGATGCGGCAGTACGCCGGCTTCGGGACGGCGGAAGAGACCAATCGCCGGTTTCGGTATCTCTTAGAGCAGGGCCAGACCGGCCTGAGCGTGGCCTTCGACCTGCCGACCCAGATCGGCTACGACTCCGACGCACCCGAGGCCCATGGAGAGGTGGGCAAGGTGGGGGTCGCCATCGATTCGCTCGAGGACATGGAACGCCTCTTGGACGGCATCCCTCTGGGTCGGGTCAGCACCTCCATGACGATCAATGCCACCGCCGCCATCTTGCTCAGCATGTACGTGGCGGTGGGAGAGAAGCAGGGCGTTCCACCCGAGAAGCTGAACGGGACCGTGCAGAACGACATCCTGAAGGAGTACATCGCCCGGGGAACCTATATCTTTCCGCCGACGCCCTCTATGCGCCTCATCACCGATCTGTTCGCTTTTGGCGCGGAACGGATGCCCCGATGGCATCCCATCAGCATCAGCGGCTACCACATCCGGGAAGCGGGCGCCACGGCCGTGCAGGAGCTCAGCTTTACGCTCGCCGACGCGGTGGCCTATGTAGAGGCGGCGGTCAAGGCGGGACTGAATGTGGACACCTTTGCCTCGCAGCTCTCGTTCTTCTTTGCCTGTCACAATAACTTCTTCGAGGAAGTGGCCAAATTCCGGGCCGCGCGACGCCTCTGGGCCTCCCTGATGCGGGAGCGCTTCGGGGCCGAAAATCCTCAATCCTGGATGCTGCGGTTCCACACCCAGACGGCTGGCGTGACCCTGACGGCCCAGCAGCCGGACAACAACGTCATCCGCGTGGCGCTCCAGGCACTCGCGGCGGTCCTGGGGGGAACCCAGTCGCTCCACACCAACTCCCGGGACGAGGCGCTGGGGCTGCCCACGGAAGACTCGGCGCGCATTGCCTTGCGGACCCAGCAAATCATCGCATACGAAAGCGGCGCGGCCGATGTGGTGGATCCGTTAGGCGGCTCGTATTACCTCGAGAGGCTCACCGATCGGCTCGAGGAAGAGGCCCGGCAGTATCTTGCCCGCATCGATGCACTCGGCGGGATGCTCAGGGCGATCGAGATGGGCTACGTCCAGAAAGAGATCCAAGAGTCGGCCTACCGGGAGCAAGGGCAGGTAGAGCGTAAGGCCAAGGTCGTGGTGGGTCTCAATGAATATGTGATGACGGAAAAGGTCAAGGCCCCCGTCTTCCGGGTGGATTCGCGGATCGAAGAAGACCGACGGCGTGAGCTAGAGAACCTGCGGCGGCGGCGGGATGCCGGGGTGGTGGAGCGGACGCTCGCGGACCTTAACGCGGCGGCCCGTGAAAATGTCAATCTCCTTCCCCCCATTCTGGCGGCAGTCAAGGCCTATGCCACCATCGGCGAGATCTGCCACGTGTTGCGACAGGTTTTCGGCGAGCATCGCGAGAACATCACCGTCTAGGGGTGGGGTGTTCAGGGTTCACGGTTCAGGGTTCATGGCAAAAGCATGGGTTTCGATTTCGAAAAGCTCGATGTTTATCAAGAGTCGCTGGGTTTTGCCGATTCGGTTTACGAGCTTACTGCAAAATTTCCGACAGATGAGACCTATGGACTCACAGCGCAACTTCGAAGAGCTGCTGTGTCTGTAGCAGTGAATATTGCGGAAGGAAGTGGGAGATCGAAGAAGGAGTTCGCCCACTATCTCAGAATGGCGCGCACCTCTATTTGGGAGTGTGTTCCGTTGTTGACTATCGCACAGCGGCAGGGTTACTTAGGCGAGAACGGTTTCGGAATGTTTTACAGGCGCTGTGAGAGCCTATCGAAGATGCTTTCGAAGCTCATCAATTCCATTCGGCGGGTTTAGGTCTTTACCCTGAACCCTGAACTCTGAACCCTGAACGGTGGTTATCTGTCCTGTGAACCGTGAACTGTGATTAAGCGGGCGGCGCACATCGCCATTGCAGTCCGGAGCGCCAACAGGTGTGGTATAAAGTGAACTGACCTGAGGTATTTTTGCCCCAACCGGTCACCTCAGCCCTGAACCTGCTTGTGTGATCTTCCTTCGCCATGTCACCTTTAAAATCAAAGAGTTGGACCACATTCCGCCTGGCACGAAATGGGGATGGCACTCCCCTTGCTAGGACGCGATCACACACCCGTGTCTTTGCCGCGAACGATGATTAAGAAAGTGGCCCACATCGCCGTTGCGGTTCGCAGCGTGGACCAAGCCTCACGGTTCTTCGAAACGGTGCTGGGGCTTCATTGCGAGCGGACCGAGGTGGTAGAGACGGAAAAGGCAAAAGTTGCCTTCCTTCCGGTCGGGGATACCGAAATCGAACTCG
Above is a window of Candidatus Methylomirabilota bacterium DNA encoding:
- a CDS encoding methylmalonyl-CoA mutase family protein, whose protein sequence is VERLYTPLDLAEWEYRSQLGFPGEYPFTRGVQPTMYRGRLWTMRQYAGFGTAEETNRRFRYLLEQGQTGLSVAFDLPTQIGYDSDAPEAHGEVGKVGVAIDSLEDMERLLDGIPLGRVSTSMTINATAAILLSMYVAVGEKQGVPPEKLNGTVQNDILKEYIARGTYIFPPTPSMRLITDLFAFGAERMPRWHPISISGYHIREAGATAVQELSFTLADAVAYVEAAVKAGLNVDTFASQLSFFFACHNNFFEEVAKFRAARRLWASLMRERFGAENPQSWMLRFHTQTAGVTLTAQQPDNNVIRVALQALAAVLGGTQSLHTNSRDEALGLPTEDSARIALRTQQIIAYESGAADVVDPLGGSYYLERLTDRLEEEARQYLARIDALGGMLRAIEMGYVQKEIQESAYREQGQVERKAKVVVGLNEYVMTEKVKAPVFRVDSRIEEDRRRELENLRRRRDAGVVERTLADLNAAARENVNLLPPILAAVKAYATIGEICHVLRQVFGEHRENITV
- a CDS encoding four helix bundle protein; amino-acid sequence: MGFDFEKLDVYQESLGFADSVYELTAKFPTDETYGLTAQLRRAAVSVAVNIAEGSGRSKKEFAHYLRMARTSIWECVPLLTIAQRQGYLGENGFGMFYRRCESLSKMLSKLINSIRRV